CAAAAGAGACACAGGCAATGACAGCTGCGGCAACATGACGCGGTTGGAACCTCTCCCCATGATCGGCTGGCTGCAAGGACGACCGATGGAGTGCTGGACTCAAGGCAACCGTAGCGGCGTTCTGTTGCTTTGCGGTGGTGTCGGGTATGAGGTGCATCTGACGGAGCGGCATCAGCAGAACCTCTCTGCTGAAAGCGATCTAAACCTGTGGATTCATCAGGTGCAGCGGGAGGACGGCAGCAGCCTCTATGGCTTTCCTCTCCGTCAGGAGCGGGATCTGTTCAGGCTGCTGATCAGCGTCAGCGGTGTCGGTCCCCAGGCCGGTCTGGCCCTGATGCAGGAATGCAGGCCCCAAGAACTGGTGGAAGCGATCAGCAGCGGTGATCTGCGCCGACTTTGCAAGGCGCAGGGCATCGGCAAACGCACAGCAGAGCGCCTTGCGGTGGAACTCAGGGCCTCCATCGCGGCATTCGCGGGCGTTAATCCAGCTCCCTCCCTGGCTGAAGGAATCAGCTCAGAGCAGATGCCAGAGAGCGGGGCCGACGTCGAAGCAACCCTGGCAATGCTTGGTTACGACGATCTCGAAATCCGTCGCGCCATCCGTGCCATCGCCGAGGGTGCAGATGGCCCCCCGCCTGCCGGAGGCGACCAGGACGCTTGGCTGCGGGTCTGCCTCCAATGGCTAAGTCGCGAATCGGCCTGATCCGTCCCTCGCAAAGGTAAGCTGGTTGTTTGCACTGACAGGGCCGCCCCCCGCGCATGTCGCTTGATACCACCGAGAAGCAGCAGCTGATCAACACCCACCAGACCCACGGCACCGACACCGGTTCGGCCGAGGTCCAGGTGGCCATGCTGAGTGAGCGGATCAACCGTCTCAGCAGCCACCTGCAGAACAACATCCACGACTTCTCCTCGCGTCAGGGGCTGCTCAAGATGATTGGCCGTCGCAAGCGTCTGCTGAGCTACATGCGCAGCAAGAGCGAGCAACGCTACGCCGATACGATCGCCAAACTGGGCATCCGCGGTTAATCGAACTGCCCCATGGCTGAGCAACGCAATGCCCTTCCCTTCGAGCCCAAAGGGTCTGGGAAGGGAAGCAAGCCTGCCTCTGGGGCTCCCAGACAGGAAGCCATTCCTCGGTATGTGGCCGATCGAATGGCTCGTCGTGTCGCTGTGTTCACAGGACTCCCGTCTCTCGCAGGGATGGGAGTTTTTGTTGGCAGCTACGTCGTCGTCACCCGTGGCATCGCCGATATCGCTCCGGGGCTCACACTCGCAGGCTCCGGCTTGTTTTTCCTCCTAGGGCTGGTGGGACTCAGCATTGGCGTGTTGACAGCCAGCTGGGATCCCGAACCAGGTTCCCTTTTGGGCTTTGAGAACTTCAAACCCAATGTCCAGCGGATGCGTGAGTCGATCCGGGCCCAGAAGCAACAGCAAAGGGAATCAGAGCCCTGAACAGTGCTCTTCTGATGACCTAATCAACATCAAGTGAGAACCAGACGATCGCTGCTGCGGGCTTCAAAGGCTTGGTTGCGCAACGATTCGATCGCTGCATCGACATTTTTTACGCAGAACTGAGGGCCAAGTCGCACGTAGCGAACGGTCTCGCCATGACGCACCTCGGCGACCACAGGCACTTTGACGCCCAACTCATCCCGTTCGGGACGATGTTGGTTCAGGCATTCCCGCAACTTGTGCTGAATGGCGATGTCACTGGCCTGATCAGAAGGGAGCTGAACCAGAAGCAGATTGAGCTCATCAACGGCGCGGCAGTCGTCAATGATCAGCTGCACGCGCTCGTCACGCCGATCCACCCCAGCCCACACCAGCAAGCGGGCTTCGGCCATCAGATGATCCGCGAGGCGGGCGTAGCTCTTAGGGAAAACAACGGCTTCGCAGCTTCCGGTGAGATCCTCGAGCTGAAGAATCGCCATGCGGTCGCCCTTACGGGTGGTGACCTGGCGCATCTCCGCCACCATCGCGATGGCACTCACCTTTGTTTTATCCGGCTGCTCCTCAAGGGATCCCAGGCCGATGGGCGCCAGCAGTTTCGAGGAGGGCGTGAGCTGTTTGAGGGGGTGATCTGACAAGTAGAAGCCCACCAAATCTTTTTCAAGGCGCAGCTTTTCTGTCGGGGGGTAATCCGGCACCGGTGCAGCTTTGGGGGCATGGCTGAGATCAGCCGGGCCAGCGTCATCGGATGCAGGGGCCATCAAATCGAAGAGATTGCCCTGACCGCTGTCACGGTCCTTGGCCCGTGAGGAGGCCCAGTCGAGGAGCAGGTCCAGATCGGCCATCAGCTGGGCACGATTGGCCTGCGGATCCATGGCATCCAGGGCGCCGCAGTGAATCAACGATTCCAGGCCACGACGATTGAGCACCGAAGATGGGATCCGATCACAAAGATCGGCCAGGGAGTGGAAGGGCCCATCGCTATCGCGGGCGGCGATCAACTGCCGAATCGCTCCGTCACCAAGGTTGCGAACAGCGGAGAGTCCAAACAGGATTCGATCGCCGTTGGGGGTGAAATCGGTCAGGGAGGCATTCACATCCGGAGGCATCACCTCAATCCCCATTGCATTGCAATTGGAGATGTAGCGCTGCACCTTGTCGGCGGCTCCGGCATTCACCGTGAGCAGGGCCGCCATGTAGGCCACCGGATAGTGCGCCTTCAGATAGGCCGTCTGATAAGTGACAGCGCCGTAGGCCGTGGAATGGCTCTTATTGAAGCAATATTCAGCGAAGAGAACCATCTGATCGAACAGTTCGTCGGCGACCTTTTCATCAACGCCACGCTCACCAGCTCCTTTGACGAAGATGCCGCGATGCTTCTGCATCTCTGAAACTTTTTTCTTGCCCATCGCTCGTCTCAGCAGATCGGCCTGACCCAGGGAATAACCAGCCAGATCCTGAGCGATCCGCATGATCTGCTCCTGATACACCATGATCCCGTAGGTCTCCGACAGGATCGGCTCCAAGATCGCGTGGGCGAAATCAATCGCCTCCCGCCCGTGCTTGCGGTTGATGAATTTGGGAATCAATCCAGCATCGAGAGGGCCCGGTCTGTAGAGAGCGAGGATTGAGGAAATGTCTTCCAGAGAAGACGGCTTGAGATCGCGCACGATCTGCCGCATGCCACTGGATTCCAGCTGGAAGATCCCCTCAAGGTCACCGCGAGCGAGAAGAGCAAAGGTCTCTTCATCCTCCGGCGGGAGCTTGTCGGGATCGACGCGGGTTCCACTGCTGACCTCCACCAGCTCGAGCGTCTTTTCGATCATCGTGAGGTTCTTCAACCCCAGGAAATCCATCTTCAACAGACCCATGGATTCCACGTCTTCCATGAAGTACTGCGTGATCACCTGACCATCGTTGTTGCGCTGCAACGGCACAAGCTCATCCAGAGGGTCAGCGGCAATGACCACCCCGGCTGCATGTACACCAAAGGTTTTATTGGTGCCCTCAATCCGCAT
This genomic interval from Synechococcus sp. UW69 contains the following:
- the ruvA gene encoding Holliday junction branch migration protein RuvA; the encoded protein is MIGWLQGRPMECWTQGNRSGVLLLCGGVGYEVHLTERHQQNLSAESDLNLWIHQVQREDGSSLYGFPLRQERDLFRLLISVSGVGPQAGLALMQECRPQELVEAISSGDLRRLCKAQGIGKRTAERLAVELRASIAAFAGVNPAPSLAEGISSEQMPESGADVEATLAMLGYDDLEIRRAIRAIAEGADGPPPAGGDQDAWLRVCLQWLSRESA
- the rpsO gene encoding 30S ribosomal protein S15 encodes the protein MSLDTTEKQQLINTHQTHGTDTGSAEVQVAMLSERINRLSSHLQNNIHDFSSRQGLLKMIGRRKRLLSYMRSKSEQRYADTIAKLGIRG
- a CDS encoding PAM68 family protein, whose translation is MAEQRNALPFEPKGSGKGSKPASGAPRQEAIPRYVADRMARRVAVFTGLPSLAGMGVFVGSYVVVTRGIADIAPGLTLAGSGLFFLLGLVGLSIGVLTASWDPEPGSLLGFENFKPNVQRMRESIRAQKQQQRESEP
- a CDS encoding DNA polymerase III subunit alpha; translated protein: MAFVPLHNHSDYSLLDGASQLPAMVERAKQLGMPAIALTDHGVMYGAIELLKLCQGTDLKPIIGNEMYVINGSIDDPQPKKEKRYHLVVLAKNATGYRNLVKLTSISHLRGMRGRGIFSRACIDKELLKQHSEGLIIATACLGGEIAQAILRGRPDVARKVAAWYQEVFGDDYYLEIQDHGSPEDRIVNVEIVKIAKELGIQIVATNDAHYLSKQDVEAHDALLCVLTGKLITDEKRLRYTGTEYIKTEEEMGCLFGDHLEPEVVQEAIANTVKVADKVEPYDILGRYQMPRFPIPEGHTPVSYLREVTEQGLRDRLELGVDAPLPDDYAERMSHELKIMEQMGFPTYFLVVWDYIRFAREQSIPVGPGRGSAAGSLVAYCLGITNIDPITNCLLFERFLNPERKSMPDIDTDFCIERRGEVIDYVTERYGEDKVAQIITFNRMTSKAVLKDVARVLDIPYGDADRLAKLIPVVRGKPAKLKAMIGEESPNPEFREKYESDPTVKRWVDMAMRIEGTNKTFGVHAAGVVIAADPLDELVPLQRNNDGQVITQYFMEDVESMGLLKMDFLGLKNLTMIEKTLELVEVSSGTRVDPDKLPPEDEETFALLARGDLEGIFQLESSGMRQIVRDLKPSSLEDISSILALYRPGPLDAGLIPKFINRKHGREAIDFAHAILEPILSETYGIMVYQEQIMRIAQDLAGYSLGQADLLRRAMGKKKVSEMQKHRGIFVKGAGERGVDEKVADELFDQMVLFAEYCFNKSHSTAYGAVTYQTAYLKAHYPVAYMAALLTVNAGAADKVQRYISNCNAMGIEVMPPDVNASLTDFTPNGDRILFGLSAVRNLGDGAIRQLIAARDSDGPFHSLADLCDRIPSSVLNRRGLESLIHCGALDAMDPQANRAQLMADLDLLLDWASSRAKDRDSGQGNLFDLMAPASDDAGPADLSHAPKAAPVPDYPPTEKLRLEKDLVGFYLSDHPLKQLTPSSKLLAPIGLGSLEEQPDKTKVSAIAMVAEMRQVTTRKGDRMAILQLEDLTGSCEAVVFPKSYARLADHLMAEARLLVWAGVDRRDERVQLIIDDCRAVDELNLLLVQLPSDQASDIAIQHKLRECLNQHRPERDELGVKVPVVAEVRHGETVRYVRLGPQFCVKNVDAAIESLRNQAFEARSSDRLVLT